AGCTTTAAACAGGACGTCATGACTTCAGATATTTCAGTAATAGGGCCTTCACAGACCGGTGCAATGCTGGAAGGGAGCAAGGATTTCGCGAAAGAATTCATGAACAGACATTGTATCCCTACTGCTGCTCATCGTACATTTACACTTGATACCCAAGATGCCGGTATCGATTTCATCCATCACCTGACCCCACCTTTTGTTCTGAAAGCTGATGGACTGGCAGCCGGTAAAGGAGTAATCATATGTGCTACAGCCGATGAAGCTATCATTGAACTCAATGCCATGATCAGGGATAAAAAGTTCGGCGACGCTGGTAAAAAAGTCATAATTGAACAGTATCTCTCCGGTATTGAACTGTCAGCCTTTGTCATTACCGATGGCAAAACATACAAAACATTGCCTTCTGCCAAAGATTATAAACGGATTGGAGAGGACGACACGGGACCAAATACCGGTGGTATGGGATCAATATCCCCAGTGCCTTTTGCTGATGCCGGATTTATGGCAAAAGTCGAGGAAAGAATTATCAAACAAACTATCAAAGGACTGGCACAAGAGAAAATAGTTTATCAGGGATTTATCTTCTTTGGTCTGATGAATGTTCAGGGAGATCCTTATGTGATTGAATACAATGTCAGGATGGGCGATCCGGAAGCCGAATGTATCCTCCCAAGGATCAAATCGGATCTATTGGAACTTTTTAATTCCACCGCCAAAGGGAGGCTGGTAGAAAGTCAGGTTGTGACAGACCACCGTTATTGTGCAGCTATCATGCTGGTATCAAAAGGCTACCCGGGAGATTATGAAAAAGGGAAGGAAATAACAGGTCTAGATCATATCATGGACAGCATTGTTTTCCATGCAGGAAGCAAAAAAGATGAAAAAACCGGGAAAATTATCACCAATGGAGGACGTGTGCTTGCAGTGACGTCGTATGGCATGACACTCCCCGAAGCTTTGGCTACATCCGGCAAAAATGCACAAATGATCGGATTTGAAGGGAAATATTACAGGAAAGACCTTGGACACGACCTGATGAAATATATATAACATGATCATCCGGCTTTATAAAGCAGGTTTTGGTTTCCAGCTTATCTTCTTCTCACTGGTAGTGGTTTTGCTATGGCTCGATGCTTTTATCTCGCCACAGCCACCAGCAAGCTTTGAGTTTAACACCCCACTTTACCAGATCGTGGTCACTGGATTTTCCAGACTGCCTTCAATTGTCAATGTCATTGTCGCATTAATACTGGTTCTCACCCAATCGTATTTGCTAAACTATGCTCTTACAGAGAATAAAATAATCCCTGGCAATACTTTCCTGGTTGTATTGGTCTACTGTGTTATGATGAGCTTTGATCCGTCACTGCTGAGGTTGCATCCGGTACTGATAGCTAATCTGTTCCTGGTTCTGGCACTGAGGATCATCCTGAAAATCTATAATGAAAAGGATACTTACCAGCATGACTTTAATGCCAGTATGCTCGTCTCAATAGCCTCTATTATATATTTACCATACATTTTCTTTCTTATTTTCATCTGGATTTCATTCCTGATTTACCGTGTATCAAAGTCAAGGGAATGGATCATTGTATGGATCGGCACACTAGCTCCATATATCTACCTTTTGGTATATTACTTCGTATTCGATAAACTTGAACTTTTTTACACAAAATACATACGGTTTTTCACACAACTACAACCTGTCCAATTCAAATCCAATGGATTCAATTATGCCTTTGGTGCAGTGATGGCATTATTGACTCTGATTTCTTCATATCGTTTTCTGAATGATTCCGGAGGAAAAGTCATCAGCATCCGAAAAAAAATTATTGTTTTAGTATATCTGTTAATCATTTCACTCCTGACTACAATCTATGCCAGAGGAAACCTCATTTACCATATCACCATGGCTTTTATTGCTCTGTCGGCCATTGTGACTTATTATTTTACTGCCCTGAAAAAAGTGATCTGGGCGGAGGTATTTTTTACAATGATAGTTATCATAATCATACTTGAGAAAATCTTCATTTGACCCTCTCCATTTCGTTATGATATGGCATTAATACAACACTTTACAGTAGATAAAACAGAGGCCGGTTGTGATGAAGCCGGGCGAGGGTGCCTGGCAGGGCCGGTATTTGCAGCTGCTGTTATTTTTGCAAGGAACTATGCCAATCCGGCCATCAATGATTCAAAAAAACTTAATGCCAGCCAGAGAGAGATTTTACGGCAGGAAATAGAAAAATCAGCGCTTGCATGGGCTGTGGCAAGTGCCAGCCCGGAAGAAATAGATGAGATAAACATCCTGAATGCTTCTTTTCTAGCCATGCACAGGGCACTGGAAAAGCTTTCAATCATGCCTCAATGGATACTTGTTGACGGACACCGGTTCTGTCCATTTAAAAATATCCCATACTCCTGCATCATACGCGGTGACGCACAATACTTATCCATTGCAGCCGCATCCATACTTGCTAAAACGTACAGAGATGATTACATGGAAAAACTTCATGATGACTTTTCTATATATAACTGGAAAGAAAATAAAGGATACCCCACAAAAGAACATAAGGCGGCTATTTTAAATTACGGCATTACGTCTCATCACAGGAAGAGTTTTAACCTTGGACAGCAACTTGAGTTATCATTCTGAATTAACAGGTTTTTGTTGATTTAATTTGTATTCTGACATTCATATCCGGGAATTTTAATCTAAATTTGGTCATATTCAAGGTTCTCTGATTTTAAACACTTTCACCGACGCGATGGAAATCAAAAAACGACATTTTTTCATCCCCATAGTAATTTTTGTTATCATTGTTTCAGTTACAACCGTTTACTTTTATTTCTTCCGGTTAAAAAACACAGCGCTACCTGCCTTCAATGCCATTCCGGGTAATGCTGCACTCATTTTCGAGACTAACGATCCATTCCGGTTCTGGTCGACTTTATCAGAAACTGATCTCTGGAAAGAACTTACAACAGTAGATGAAATAAATAAGCTCGACAGCACCATTACCTGGCTCGATTCATTGATCACTGCTGACGAAAAGGCATTCTCACTTTTAAATGGGAGTCGGTTTATCGCTTCAGTCCACCCTGATGTGGATGACAGACCGGCGTTGCTTTATATTATTGAACTGTCCGACCCGGGGAAGACCGGACAGATCCGTAAATTCATTGACCGTTCCTGCCCGGCATGCCAGCAGAAATTCATGACGTACGCAAAGAAAACGATCTTTTCAGTTACACTTCACAATTCGGCCAATAAATTCTATTATACTCTTACCAGAGGTCTTGTTATAGGCAGCTTTCATCCACTGCTCATTGAGCAAGCCATCGACCAGATAAAAACAGGTATGCCGCCTTATGCAGATCCGGCATTTACAGAGCTAAGGAATGCTGCGGGAAAAAATGCCAGCGCCAATATCTTCATAAATAACCATCAGCTTCCCTTATTGCTGAGCCTCATTATTAATGATGAATATTCAGGTCAGACAAAATATTTTAAAAATTTTGCCGGATGGTCAGAATTTGACCTTAATATCACTGGACGAGAATGGGTAATGAACGGATTTACTTCTGCCAGTGACACATCCGGCTATTATCTTGAGATCTTTAAAGATCAGACTGGTGAAGTATCCGGCATGCCTCATGTCCTACCTTATAATACGGCTTTTTTCCTTAGTATCTGCATAAACGATTATGGCAATTTTCTGGACCGGTTTAAAGCACAACTTAAAGCGACTGACTCTCTTTTTATTTATGAACAGATCATCAACTCATTGATCACTCAAAAAACTGTTGATATTGAAAAAGAAATGGCCGGTTGGGGTATAAACGAAGTCGGATTAGCAATCATAGAAAATGGAACGCCTCCCGACAGTAATCTTATCCTGGCCATAGGTATCGGTAATCCTGAAGAATGTACCAGAGACCTGCGATCTTTATCCGATACCAGCATGGACATTCCTGATAAAAGAGGACTACAGGCTGATACCAATAGGAAAATGATTATGAAACTGACGACAAAAATTCCTTTGGCCTACAGACTGAAACCATTTTTTCCGGATTTCTGTCCGGAATATTATTCCATCCTTGAAAACTATGTTCTTTTCAGCTTTAATGAAGCGGCACTCCAACATGTTGTCTATTCGCATCAAAACAGAAGGACACTTGCAAATGACGATAATTTCAACACCTTCGCCGTAAACCTTTCCGAATCGAATATTATACTATGCTATTTGAATATCAGGAGGTCGCTGGAACTGGCAAAGTCAGTAGTACATTCCAACCTGTTATCCGTGCTGGAGAAAAACCGTGAAAGCTTCCGTAAAATTGAGGGACTGAGTATTCAATATAATTTCCTTGACCGTTTTTTCTATTCAAATGTCTTTCTCATGTATAATCCCGGTTTTAAGGAAGATGAGAAGTATGTCTGGCGAACGGAACTGGATTCCGTAGTTGAAGCAGGTCCATTTTTGTTCGATAATCCCTTAACAGGTAAAATGATGGTGATAGTTTCGGATAAGTCCGATAACCTTTACATGCTGGATGAAACAGGCCAAATTTTATGGAAAAATAAAATCCCTTCACCAGTCCTGGGTAAAATATACCAGATCAACAACTCAAAAAAGAACGAAGTCAGTTATATCTTCAACACTGCCGACCAGCTATATGTTATCGATGCCGACGGTATCATAAATGATGGTTATCCGGTCCAGTTGAAAGTCAGCGCTATCAATGGCATGCTGCTGGCTGATTTCGACCGGAATAAAACATACCGTCTACTTTATAACGGAGAAGATGGATTGATTCATAATATCGATCTACGTGGTAAGGCAACGGCAGGATGGAAAGCACCGGTTACGGAAAGTGCGGTGTCACGTTCCCTCCAGTACCTCGTCATAGGGAAGGAAGGTGTTATCATAATCCCCATTGATGATGGCTCAGTTATAATGACCGACCGGAAGGGCGCTGTGAAATTCCGGTCCGGTGACAATATGGTACTTGCCAATCATTCCGACTTTTACGTTAACCGTACAAACAATAAGGGCAGCATCCTCACCACTCTGGCAAATGGTGACCTGGCCTATATACAAGGAAAAAATTGCAGCACAACCAGCTTCAGGAACTTCTCCGCTGCGCATTTCTTTATTTATGAGGATATCACTGGCGATCAGGATCCGGATTTCATTTTCATCGACAGCACGGACCTTTACGTCTTCAATCGCTTTAAAAAACAGGTCTTCACCTATTATTTCGAACAGCCAGTCAGGGATAAACCAGAGGTCATCACTCTGCCGTCGAAAGAAAAGATTCTCGGTGTGGTCACACGTGATGATGAGAAGGTATATCTTTTTAACAGGAACGGGCTGATAGATGCATGTTCGGAAATTAAAGGCGATACTCCTTTCTGCGTTGGTAGCCTGAATAATGACAAAGTCAATAACCTGGTTATCGGAAGTGGAAAAATGATATTCAATTATCAATTACCAATGATCATTGATCATTGATCATTGATCAATGATTATTTTTTGACCGGTGGTTGGTTCCTGGCCTTTTTCCATACCGTTTATTTTATAGAGTGACTTGATTCGCACCGCATATTCCTGTGCGATGGCGTGCAGGGTTTCACCGGCAGCGACGGTATGAAAGCCTTTTTTAGCATGTTTCTTTTTTTTCTGCAGGTAAACCGGCTCACCCTCATGCAGTTTATCGTCAGGGGTCAGTTCATTCATCTTAAAGAGGCGCGACACTGGGATAGTGAAATCATTGGCTATTTTAAAGAATGTATCTGTACCCCGCGCAAAGGTGAATTTCACCCCATTGTTGGTATAGATCATCCTTCCGTTGGGACCCCGGGCGACAGCCTCAAAATTGTCGGGTAGAATGATTTCCCTGCCGACATCAATTTTTTTCTTTTCCAGGACTGTTATTTCTTCTTCATATTCCTTATCAAAGTAATTATCGAGCTCATATAGCCGGTTATCTTCGATAATCTTAATAAGTTGCTGGGCATAGGTGGGGCTGGTGGCATAGCCGGCACGTTTCAGTCCATAAGCCCAGCCTTTATAGTCGGTCATGTCGAGAAAAAACAGCGAGTCGTAACGGTCGCGTGAGATCAGGAATTCAGAGTGATCCCTGTATGAGTCAAGCGGGTCATCGTATTTCCTGAAGCATTCATTTTTCAGATCATCGTCATACAGGTACGTTTTACCGGTCCACTCCTTGTGGCATTTGATGCCGAAATGGTTGTTGGCATTGACGGCGAGGGGGCTGTTGCCGTTGTCCGACTCAAACAATGCCTGAGCCATGATGATGCTTGCAGGGATCTTATAGGTAATCATCTCCAGGATAGCGATATCCTTGAATTTTTGAATGTACTCCTGGCGGGTGATCTGGGATGGTTGCTGGGCGTAAGAAATAAATGAAAGATAAAAGATGAAAAATGAAAGATGAAAGATTTTTTTGATTGTCATGATATTTTGCGGAAAAATTCGGACAAAAATACGGATAAAGGGTTAACCGAAATATAAAATTAAATAGTTCTGTAATTAAAGATTTGTCTTATGGATGCAAACTTTTTTAGATTGATTTCCTTCTAACGAGGCTGGTGGCCATATCATCACAAATAAATTTCAACCATCGCATAAGCGACCTTGGCTGGTGCGGTGCCCCGGACAGATTCTGATTGGCCGGGGCAATCGAACGGAGTGAGATAGCACCAGACGCAGTCGCGTTGCGATGGTGCGGCCCTACGGCCGTGGAGTAAATAAGCTAAATCATGGTGCTGAGATGCAAATTTGAAAATAAAAAAAAGTGTGGTAGACAAAGAAAGAAGAAGAGAAATAATCTAAAACAAGTTCACAAATATCTTCCAGAAGGTTACGAAAACTAAGTATCATCAATTGATTATATAAGAGTTAATCTTGAAAACTACGGATAGGGCTTAATGAATAATTTTAATTAATTTTTTATTATTCCCGTCAATGAGCATTAAGTAATAGTTTCCGGGAGCAAGATCAGAACATGAAAAATATATGCGGTGCTCTCCTTTTTCGCGTCCTCTCCAGATCATCTCCAATTGTTTCCCTGATGCATCAAATAAGGCAAGCTTAGCGATATATTTTCCGGAAGTTATGAACTTGATTTCCATTTCCGTTGTGAAAGGATTCGGAGTTGCTGTTATAAAGAGTTCATAAGGATCATTAATTACCGGTATTCCATATAAAGTCTCATAGGCTACCGAAGCATTGAAAATCTCCTCGACAAACTGTGGTGCAACGAAGGCGGTTGCCATGGCATTGGGGTGGCTGTCGCCGGCTCCGGCAGCATACATTGGGAGTTCCATTCCGTCAGGACCGGTGAGTTTATGGAAGTAATCAAAGACATAGACATTCCGTGGAAATGACCCAAATTCAGGATCAAGTCCCATGGCCAGTGTATCTTTTGCCCATGTGCAGAACGAATCCGCTAAAGTAGCTTCTTCTACGTTGGTGGAGTTGGGCTCCAGCGGGGCATTGGTCCAGATCACAAAAAAATTGTCCGGGTGTGATTTCATCACGTTGATGATATGCCGCCAGTGCCACTTATAATTATATACGGTCTTCATGTCGGGATACAGGGTATCTTCCGGAACACCCGGGTATGAGATCGCCGAGGACGGAAAGCATGATTTGATCACGATGATCTTATTGCCGGGCAGATAATATCCAATTCCGGTAATGGGGCTGGGATCTTCAAAGAAAGCATGCTGTGTGATCCATTCGTTGTCATCAGGTGCCCACCACTCTTCGTTCATCGTTACCGCCTGTTGACCGTAATATCCATGGGCAATATTATAAGCCTCCATTTCCTGGGGAACGCTGGTACTGCTGCCGTTCGGACCCCAGATGCAGTTCCCGGTGGAATGATGCAGAAAGATGCCGCTGCGAAAGAGATTCTGTGCATTGACCTGAAACCCAGCGAGAAATAGTAATATCATTAAAAGATTTTTCATTTTAGTTGACCTATATTGGTGATATCAACTCTTTTTTACATCATTTTTCCGTATTTGCTCTAAAATCTGCAATATGAGCTTATTTTGATTCTCAAGATGCAGAAGGATGGTCTCGATTTCTATTTCAGCTTTAGTGTTCACCTCAAAGTCGGCTTCAGCGCGGATCTCAGCGTGATCTGACTGAAGGTTCTGTCCGATCATGATCAGAGGCATGAGAAAAATCTGGATCATATTTGATATGAAGAGCCATAAGGCAAATGCCGGAAATGGATCATAACGCCATCCTTTTGGGGCAAGTGTATTCCAGCCTAGCCATGTCAAAGTCCATAAGAAAATGATGAAAAAAAAACCCATAGTGCCGATATGTTCGGTTATCCACATGGCCAGTTTATCCATCCGGGATAACTTCTGACGGTGGATGGCATTAACATTAGGTATAGGTTTACGAAGCCGCTTAATTTCGGCTAATGATTTTGGTGGTGTTGTTTCCATAGGGATAGAATTTGGGGATCATTAAAAAAGCACTGTCAGCCCGTCATAAAAATATCCTGACAATACGGCTCCTGCAAAGATAAAGACTAAATATAAGAACATTACCTTTTTCTTAACGATCAGGCTCAGGCCTCCCAGGACGCCGAGGCTGGTGCCGGGTCCGGCAATCATATAAGCAAGCAAAAGCTCCAAATCCGACACTGCTAAAGATCATCAGCTTCGAGCGCCGTAAAAACAAACTCTTCAGCTTGGCGGGATTGATATACACAGCAAGTCCCACAGCGATCAATATACTTATCAACAGGTATTGCCAGTTGTGATATAAGGTATCAATAACATATCCGATCATCCCTGAAAAAATGATATCAATAATTTTTAGTACCATGGTTTAATCCTCCTTAAAATAAATGGTTGACAATAAATGATTCATCACTGAAACGATGCAAATTTCAGGAGGAGCTGACGTAAAACTCTTGATCTAAATCAAGAAATGCGGTGAGCTGTTCTTTTTCTTATCCGGCTTAATGTTTCAGGGGTGATTCCAAGATAGGAAGCGATGTATTGAAGCGGTATGCGGTTGACAATACCGGGATTTTCCTTCATGAGTAACATGTATCTGTCTTCAGCTGCTTGGGTATCATAACATTGTCTCTGGCACTCGAGGCTCATAAATTCTTTTTCGATGATGATCATCCCGACCTTCATCCAGAAGGGATATTGTTTATAGAGCTGGTGCAGGTGATCCCAGCTGATGGTAAGTAAAACCGTATCTTCCATAGCCTGAATGCTGACGGATGAAGGTGTCTGTGTTATGAAGCTGGTTGTCGATGTAGCAAATGTATTTTCCGAACAAAAACAGGTTGTGACTTCATCACCATCCAGGAGTAAATAGGCGCGCATAAGACCTTTTGCAATAAAACCAAAATAACGGCAGGTCTTATCAGCCTCAACAAAATAGTCACCTTTTTTCAGATGTCTGATTCCAAAAAAGGGTTGTGCAGCATGAAAAGCTTCCTCATCCCATTCGGTGACAGTTTTTAAAAAATTCTCAAATGCCCGTAATGCTTCAATTTCAGAC
The sequence above is drawn from the Bacteroidota bacterium genome and encodes:
- the purD gene encoding phosphoribosylamine--glycine ligase is translated as MNVMLLGSGGREHALAWKLVQSPLLSRLFIVPGNAGTALCGTNVTIALNDFKALKKFALDNNVAMVVVGPEAPLVEGIWDSFKQDVMTSDISVIGPSQTGAMLEGSKDFAKEFMNRHCIPTAAHRTFTLDTQDAGIDFIHHLTPPFVLKADGLAAGKGVIICATADEAIIELNAMIRDKKFGDAGKKVIIEQYLSGIELSAFVITDGKTYKTLPSAKDYKRIGEDDTGPNTGGMGSISPVPFADAGFMAKVEERIIKQTIKGLAQEKIVYQGFIFFGLMNVQGDPYVIEYNVRMGDPEAECILPRIKSDLLELFNSTAKGRLVESQVVTDHRYCAAIMLVSKGYPGDYEKGKEITGLDHIMDSIVFHAGSKKDEKTGKIITNGGRVLAVTSYGMTLPEALATSGKNAQMIGFEGKYYRKDLGHDLMKYI
- a CDS encoding DUF1003 domain-containing protein, which produces METTPPKSLAEIKRLRKPIPNVNAIHRQKLSRMDKLAMWITEHIGTMGFFFIIFLWTLTWLGWNTLAPKGWRYDPFPAFALWLFISNMIQIFLMPLIMIGQNLQSDHAEIRAEADFEVNTKAEIEIETILLHLENQNKLILQILEQIRKNDVKKS
- a CDS encoding DUF6427 family protein, whose protein sequence is MIIRLYKAGFGFQLIFFSLVVVLLWLDAFISPQPPASFEFNTPLYQIVVTGFSRLPSIVNVIVALILVLTQSYLLNYALTENKIIPGNTFLVVLVYCVMMSFDPSLLRLHPVLIANLFLVLALRIILKIYNEKDTYQHDFNASMLVSIASIIYLPYIFFLIFIWISFLIYRVSKSREWIIVWIGTLAPYIYLLVYYFVFDKLELFYTKYIRFFTQLQPVQFKSNGFNYAFGAVMALLTLISSYRFLNDSGGKVISIRKKIIVLVYLLIISLLTTIYARGNLIYHITMAFIALSAIVTYYFTALKKVIWAEVFFTMIVIIIILEKIFI
- a CDS encoding T9SS type A sorting domain-containing protein; translation: MKNLLMILLFLAGFQVNAQNLFRSGIFLHHSTGNCIWGPNGSSTSVPQEMEAYNIAHGYYGQQAVTMNEEWWAPDDNEWITQHAFFEDPSPITGIGYYLPGNKIIVIKSCFPSSAISYPGVPEDTLYPDMKTVYNYKWHWRHIINVMKSHPDNFFVIWTNAPLEPNSTNVEEATLADSFCTWAKDTLAMGLDPEFGSFPRNVYVFDYFHKLTGPDGMELPMYAAGAGDSHPNAMATAFVAPQFVEEIFNASVAYETLYGIPVINDPYELFITATPNPFTTEMEIKFITSGKYIAKLALFDASGKQLEMIWRGREKGEHRIYFSCSDLAPGNYYLMLIDGNNKKLIKIIH
- a CDS encoding glucosaminidase domain-containing protein; amino-acid sequence: MTIKKIFHLSFFIFYLSFISYAQQPSQITRQEYIQKFKDIAILEMITYKIPASIIMAQALFESDNGNSPLAVNANNHFGIKCHKEWTGKTYLYDDDLKNECFRKYDDPLDSYRDHSEFLISRDRYDSLFFLDMTDYKGWAYGLKRAGYATSPTYAQQLIKIIEDNRLYELDNYFDKEYEEEITVLEKKKIDVGREIILPDNFEAVARGPNGRMIYTNNGVKFTFARGTDTFFKIANDFTIPVSRLFKMNELTPDDKLHEGEPVYLQKKKKHAKKGFHTVAAGETLHAIAQEYAVRIKSLYKINGMEKGQEPTTGQKIIIDQ
- a CDS encoding Crp/Fnr family transcriptional regulator, whose translation is MSEIEALRAFENFLKTVTEWDEEAFHAAQPFFGIRHLKKGDYFVEADKTCRYFGFIAKGLMRAYLLLDGDEVTTCFCSENTFATSTTSFITQTPSSVSIQAMEDTVLLTISWDHLHQLYKQYPFWMKVGMIIIEKEFMSLECQRQCYDTQAAEDRYMLLMKENPGIVNRIPLQYIASYLGITPETLSRIRKRTAHRIS
- a CDS encoding ribonuclease HII codes for the protein MALIQHFTVDKTEAGCDEAGRGCLAGPVFAAAVIFARNYANPAINDSKKLNASQREILRQEIEKSALAWAVASASPEEIDEINILNASFLAMHRALEKLSIMPQWILVDGHRFCPFKNIPYSCIIRGDAQYLSIAAASILAKTYRDDYMEKLHDDFSIYNWKENKGYPTKEHKAAILNYGITSHHRKSFNLGQQLELSF
- a CDS encoding DUF3352 domain-containing protein — protein: MEIKKRHFFIPIVIFVIIVSVTTVYFYFFRLKNTALPAFNAIPGNAALIFETNDPFRFWSTLSETDLWKELTTVDEINKLDSTITWLDSLITADEKAFSLLNGSRFIASVHPDVDDRPALLYIIELSDPGKTGQIRKFIDRSCPACQQKFMTYAKKTIFSVTLHNSANKFYYTLTRGLVIGSFHPLLIEQAIDQIKTGMPPYADPAFTELRNAAGKNASANIFINNHQLPLLLSLIINDEYSGQTKYFKNFAGWSEFDLNITGREWVMNGFTSASDTSGYYLEIFKDQTGEVSGMPHVLPYNTAFFLSICINDYGNFLDRFKAQLKATDSLFIYEQIINSLITQKTVDIEKEMAGWGINEVGLAIIENGTPPDSNLILAIGIGNPEECTRDLRSLSDTSMDIPDKRGLQADTNRKMIMKLTTKIPLAYRLKPFFPDFCPEYYSILENYVLFSFNEAALQHVVYSHQNRRTLANDDNFNTFAVNLSESNIILCYLNIRRSLELAKSVVHSNLLSVLEKNRESFRKIEGLSIQYNFLDRFFYSNVFLMYNPGFKEDEKYVWRTELDSVVEAGPFLFDNPLTGKMMVIVSDKSDNLYMLDETGQILWKNKIPSPVLGKIYQINNSKKNEVSYIFNTADQLYVIDADGIINDGYPVQLKVSAINGMLLADFDRNKTYRLLYNGEDGLIHNIDLRGKATAGWKAPVTESAVSRSLQYLVIGKEGVIIIPIDDGSVIMTDRKGAVKFRSGDNMVLANHSDFYVNRTNNKGSILTTLANGDLAYIQGKNCSTTSFRNFSAAHFFIYEDITGDQDPDFIFIDSTDLYVFNRFKKQVFTYYFEQPVRDKPEVITLPSKEKILGVVTRDDEKVYLFNRNGLIDACSEIKGDTPFCVGSLNNDKVNNLVIGSGKMIFNYQLPMIIDH